The following are encoded together in the Cohaesibacter gelatinilyticus genome:
- a CDS encoding tetratricopeptide repeat protein — protein sequence MPHKLKSLQLIHILDIKRSKPALKRWGRNLKMVGAGITIVLGMGAFHSHAQNASSTLPVEQVSEVSELKVIATKEDGFGRVILKVVGRNLLPEFSIKQDNSIFVVRFSERLSSSSVTALPRILSDYISIARLDPDGKGIRIAFKEDVRINTMEAGEQLFVDFLPKDWQGLPPALPADVVAELAKRAEEALRLARSLEQADTGSRIQPELDIRIGDHPTFSRIVFGWNIPFDSTFERKGEEVSLFFNHKTDIDLSKVRASLPRLIRDMRLEKDGGKSRFVLTVAGGADVRAFREGNTYIVDVTGDRALFDTARSEDYITRAVSKDGDTGILVAKGMPDPNQPQDLNGLGQAVAKSEPSSGLVLGPGPNGETAKSELFLPDQQVEPARMRPAGETAAPTLPPAALDVTKPASPAMPNAAASADSQSGQQQIIGQQSGNASHGNAERMKGGGADLSSQSLLVETKTFGRSVRLYFPFSAPTAAAVFKKNGVIWAVFDTILELDVSNVRAQLQPIADDVEVWRSGDSAILRIPLKNPRLTTFSTEGYGWLLTIGDLVVEPTKPLHLARTEISGGRAAMRVHFESAGRIIRMRDPGSGEILHVVTGFGPARGFVKVQRLVDFSTLVSAHGIALTEHIDDLQVLRDEDFVYISSNRGLTLSSVGANKKADLSGLVDTDSAIRETFLGLKELQAKTPVIFSKQRQGLERKLSKFDDLMAVQTELALSKLLVANGYAFEALGHLQIMEKSAPEFARGKGFRTLFAATEVFAGRPDEAFRRLNHPEFESDPDASVWLALAAARSGRWREAEEALPRALSVAGDYSDKVRQMLLLDSVEVSVLDQQFTKATAELAEVNPAYLDQEGIARYNLLRGKIAVARNQTSEAHDAFRAAIDTKYLPIANDAWLQDVKLSYQNNEIDNEKAIDELAGLTTIWRGDDVELEALRALAHLYVEKGEYRNAFETSKAAASSDAASDVSRLLQDEMNGVFTSLFLDGKANELPAIKALSLYYDFREMTPVGRRGDEMVRHLADKLVEVDLLDRAAELLSHQVENRLKGAARSQIAADLAVVYLLDSKPNLALDSLRRTRQSQLPRSLERQRRLVEAKALAELNKVTLALDLLKPLDGQDVEQLKADILWRAKRWQETGEQIELMLGDRWVGNSDLDKQEQTNVLRAAVAYSLADDQLGIDRLRKKFAQKMSKTSVAGAFDVVSLPIERGGTQFKAIAQQIAGIDTMERFLDEYRSRYLKKPENAAQSSEAAGDDAQTRPASDTAPADQAGQGNGPNEA from the coding sequence ATGCCCCATAAATTGAAGAGCTTGCAGCTGATACATATATTGGATATCAAGCGGTCAAAACCCGCTCTGAAGCGATGGGGGCGTAACCTGAAAATGGTTGGCGCGGGGATTACCATTGTTCTCGGGATGGGGGCTTTCCATTCTCATGCGCAGAATGCTTCTTCCACACTCCCTGTAGAACAGGTCTCTGAAGTCAGCGAATTAAAAGTTATTGCCACCAAGGAAGACGGCTTTGGTCGTGTCATTCTGAAGGTGGTTGGTCGAAACCTGCTGCCGGAATTCTCCATCAAGCAAGACAATTCCATCTTCGTTGTCCGATTTTCCGAACGCCTTTCATCCAGTAGTGTGACGGCACTGCCACGTATTCTATCTGATTACATCTCCATAGCTCGTCTTGATCCGGACGGTAAAGGTATCCGTATTGCTTTCAAGGAAGATGTTCGCATCAATACGATGGAAGCAGGTGAGCAATTGTTTGTCGATTTTCTGCCTAAGGATTGGCAGGGGCTTCCGCCGGCTTTACCGGCAGATGTTGTTGCTGAGCTTGCCAAACGTGCGGAGGAGGCATTGCGGCTGGCCCGCTCGCTGGAGCAAGCGGATACAGGATCGCGTATTCAGCCTGAGTTGGATATCCGAATTGGTGATCATCCGACATTTTCGCGAATTGTGTTTGGCTGGAACATTCCGTTCGACTCCACATTTGAGCGTAAAGGAGAAGAAGTCAGCCTTTTCTTCAATCACAAAACTGATATTGATTTATCCAAGGTGCGTGCATCATTACCGCGTCTTATTCGGGATATGAGATTGGAAAAAGATGGTGGTAAATCCCGCTTTGTATTGACTGTAGCAGGTGGTGCCGATGTCAGGGCATTTCGCGAAGGGAATACTTATATTGTTGATGTGACTGGCGACAGGGCTCTGTTTGATACCGCCAGATCGGAAGACTATATTACCCGGGCCGTTTCAAAGGATGGAGATACCGGCATATTGGTTGCCAAGGGTATGCCGGATCCAAACCAGCCACAAGACCTGAACGGTTTGGGACAAGCTGTTGCCAAAAGCGAGCCGAGTTCAGGGCTTGTTTTGGGGCCAGGACCAAATGGGGAAACAGCGAAATCGGAGCTGTTTTTGCCTGACCAGCAGGTTGAGCCTGCAAGAATGCGGCCCGCCGGTGAAACTGCTGCTCCAACGCTTCCACCTGCGGCATTGGATGTGACCAAGCCAGCATCTCCAGCTATGCCGAATGCAGCTGCTTCCGCTGATAGCCAATCTGGGCAGCAACAGATTATCGGTCAGCAGTCTGGCAATGCCAGCCATGGCAATGCAGAGCGTATGAAGGGAGGTGGGGCCGATCTATCCTCTCAAAGTCTTCTTGTTGAGACCAAGACATTTGGCCGATCTGTTCGGCTGTATTTTCCCTTTTCCGCACCAACTGCTGCTGCCGTCTTCAAGAAGAACGGCGTGATTTGGGCTGTTTTCGATACAATTCTGGAACTTGATGTTTCCAATGTTCGGGCTCAATTGCAACCTATTGCGGACGATGTAGAGGTATGGCGGTCCGGAGATTCTGCCATTTTGCGTATTCCGCTGAAGAATCCCCGTTTGACGACTTTCTCTACCGAAGGGTATGGCTGGCTGCTGACGATTGGTGATCTTGTTGTCGAACCGACCAAACCATTGCATTTGGCCCGAACTGAAATCAGTGGTGGGCGTGCAGCCATGCGAGTACATTTTGAATCTGCTGGCAGGATCATTCGTATGCGTGATCCTGGATCCGGTGAGATCTTGCATGTTGTTACTGGCTTCGGACCAGCGCGCGGGTTTGTAAAGGTTCAACGTCTTGTTGATTTTTCGACACTTGTTTCTGCTCATGGCATTGCTCTTACCGAACATATCGATGATTTGCAGGTTTTGCGTGATGAAGACTTTGTCTATATCAGCTCAAATCGTGGTTTGACCCTGTCATCGGTAGGTGCCAATAAAAAGGCGGATTTGTCGGGGCTGGTTGATACCGATAGTGCAATTCGGGAAACCTTTCTTGGACTGAAGGAATTGCAGGCAAAGACACCTGTTATTTTTTCCAAGCAGAGACAGGGTCTGGAACGTAAGCTCAGTAAGTTTGATGATTTGATGGCGGTACAGACCGAACTTGCATTATCGAAATTGCTTGTTGCAAATGGCTACGCTTTTGAAGCACTCGGGCATCTCCAAATCATGGAAAAATCTGCACCGGAATTTGCACGTGGCAAGGGATTTCGTACTTTGTTCGCTGCAACGGAAGTCTTTGCGGGGCGGCCTGATGAGGCTTTTCGACGTCTGAACCACCCCGAGTTCGAGTCTGATCCCGATGCTTCGGTGTGGCTGGCGTTGGCAGCGGCGAGAAGTGGCCGCTGGCGTGAAGCAGAGGAGGCGTTGCCGAGAGCTCTTTCCGTCGCTGGTGACTATAGTGATAAGGTTCGGCAAATGCTGTTGCTGGATAGTGTAGAGGTTTCTGTGCTGGATCAGCAATTCACGAAGGCGACGGCAGAACTGGCAGAAGTGAATCCAGCTTATCTCGATCAGGAAGGCATTGCTCGCTATAATCTTCTACGTGGTAAGATTGCTGTGGCACGTAATCAGACAAGTGAGGCGCATGATGCGTTCCGAGCAGCGATTGACACAAAATATCTACCTATCGCGAATGATGCTTGGCTGCAGGATGTGAAGCTTAGCTATCAGAACAATGAGATTGATAATGAGAAGGCAATTGATGAACTTGCAGGTTTGACTACGATCTGGCGTGGTGACGATGTTGAATTGGAAGCTCTGCGTGCGTTGGCTCATCTCTATGTGGAGAAGGGAGAATATCGTAATGCATTTGAGACTTCCAAGGCTGCAGCCAGTTCTGATGCTGCATCTGATGTCTCTCGCTTGCTTCAGGATGAGATGAATGGGGTCTTCACATCTCTTTTCCTGGATGGCAAGGCCAATGAGTTACCAGCTATCAAGGCTTTGTCACTCTATTATGATTTTCGTGAGATGACCCCGGTCGGGCGCCGGGGTGACGAAATGGTACGGCATTTGGCGGACAAGCTGGTTGAAGTGGATTTGCTCGACCGTGCTGCAGAGCTTTTGAGCCATCAGGTTGAAAACCGTCTCAAAGGAGCTGCCCGTTCCCAGATTGCAGCTGATCTGGCCGTGGTCTATCTTTTGGACAGCAAACCCAATCTGGCGCTGGATTCATTGCGCCGAACCCGCCAGTCGCAATTGCCTCGTTCACTGGAGCGTCAGCGCCGTCTGGTTGAAGCCAAGGCGTTGGCTGAACTCAATAAAGTTACACTGGCTCTTGATCTTCTCAAACCATTGGACGGACAGGATGTTGAGCAATTGAAGGCAGATATCTTGTGGCGTGCCAAGCGTTGGCAGGAGACGGGCGAACAGATCGAACTGATGCTTGGAGATCGCTGGGTAGGGAATAGCGATCTGGACAAACAGGAACAGACCAATGTATTGCGGGCAGCGGTTGCCTATTCATTGGCTGATGATCAACTTGGAATTGATCGTCTTCGCAAAAAATTTGCACAGAAAATGTCCAAGACGTCCGTTGCGGGTGCCTTTGATGTTGTGAGCTTGCCCATTGAGCGAGGTGGCACACAATTCAAGGCGATTGCACAACAGATTGCCGGCATTGATACCATGGAGCGTTTTCTGGATGAATATCGTAGTCGTTATTTGAAAAAGCCAGAAAATGCGGCTCAAAGCTCAGAGGCTGCGGGTGATGATGCTCAGACACGGCCCGCCTCCGATACAGCCCCTGCTGATCAAGCTGGACAAGGTAATGGTCCCAATGAAGCCTAG
- a CDS encoding MotE family protein → MSHIRLLPVLLVAVGGLFFIKATHIIANYGEVLSSSSPAVAQEAPDAEAKAEAGSDAGAEKTPAETADAKSENQEPPALVEGMRVDPGGSSRSELAILERLAKRRDELGKREQELEMRDALLKAAEKRLEERVEELKKLENSIRLATRKRDQQQQEDLGKLVAMYQSMKAKQAAKIFEVLDQDVLLDIVKIMKPRKVAAILGQMNAASAGSLSLAIARGKSLEEQVKNTQLDSLPKIGN, encoded by the coding sequence ATGAGTCATATTCGTCTTTTACCCGTTTTGTTAGTTGCGGTTGGGGGACTGTTTTTCATCAAAGCGACGCACATCATTGCCAATTATGGCGAAGTTCTCTCTTCCAGTAGTCCTGCTGTGGCGCAAGAGGCGCCTGATGCTGAGGCCAAAGCTGAGGCTGGTTCGGATGCGGGGGCTGAGAAAACTCCCGCCGAGACTGCGGATGCCAAATCGGAGAACCAGGAACCACCTGCCCTTGTTGAAGGTATGAGAGTGGATCCCGGTGGAAGCTCCCGGTCTGAGCTCGCAATTCTTGAACGCCTTGCAAAACGCCGCGATGAATTGGGTAAGCGTGAACAAGAGCTTGAAATGCGAGACGCTCTGCTGAAAGCTGCGGAAAAACGACTGGAGGAGCGCGTGGAGGAGTTGAAAAAACTCGAAAACTCGATCCGCCTTGCAACCCGCAAACGTGATCAGCAGCAACAGGAGGATCTTGGAAAGCTGGTGGCCATGTATCAAAGCATGAAGGCCAAACAGGCCGCCAAGATTTTCGAGGTTTTGGATCAAGATGTTTTGCTTGATATCGTCAAGATCATGAAACCGCGCAAAGTTGCTGCAATCCTTGGACAGATGAATGCGGCTTCTGCGGGATCACTTAGCCTGGCTATCGCAAGAGGCAAGAGCCTGGAAGAACAGGTTAAGAATACGCAGTTGGATAGTCTGCCAAAAATTGGAAATTAG
- a CDS encoding DUF6468 domain-containing protein: protein MSVGLMIELLVAFLLVLTIGYCVTLNRRLKRLRNDEEALRATIAELITATEIAERAILGLKATAGEADKTLAHRLMEAERLSSELQYYVSQGDGVVGRLVQISEAVRNPAPAPAPAPAQMPVAQSMPQAGMLPPEPRGMRPMTNPSAAEYYGSERDYAHHTHGRNIAGYGDLDIPAEAPMVDNGVAPRRLKDVAAATSERLMAIRQRRGVAA from the coding sequence ATGTCTGTAGGATTGATGATCGAATTGTTGGTAGCATTCCTGCTGGTTTTGACCATAGGTTATTGTGTTACCCTGAACCGCCGCCTAAAGCGCTTGCGCAATGATGAGGAAGCCCTACGGGCAACCATTGCTGAATTGATTACCGCGACCGAAATTGCCGAGCGTGCGATTTTGGGGTTGAAGGCTACCGCTGGCGAAGCCGACAAAACCTTGGCACATCGTTTGATGGAAGCTGAGCGCCTTTCTTCCGAACTGCAATATTATGTTAGTCAGGGAGATGGCGTTGTTGGTCGCCTTGTTCAGATTTCCGAAGCCGTTCGAAACCCAGCTCCCGCACCAGCGCCTGCACCTGCGCAGATGCCAGTTGCTCAATCCATGCCTCAGGCCGGCATGCTGCCTCCTGAACCTCGCGGTATGCGACCTATGACAAATCCAAGTGCTGCCGAATATTACGGATCCGAACGTGACTATGCTCACCATACGCATGGACGGAATATTGCAGGATATGGCGATCTTGATATCCCGGCAGAGGCACCAATGGTTGACAATGGAGTGGCTCCACGTCGTTTGAAAGATGTTGCTGCGGCGACATCTGAGCGACTCATGGCCATTCGTCAGCGAAGGGGAGTAGCGGCATGA
- the fliM gene encoding flagellar motor switch protein FliM: protein MVGCEMADEEEGVDLMADWGAALEEQGAGNADEMAAQWAAMIDEPAEGEGEASRGADRVLNQEEIDNLLGFSLDDGFASDRSGVRALIDSAIVSYERLPMLEIVFDRLVRMTTTSLRNFTSDNVEVSLDSITSVRFGDYLNSIPLPAILTVFKAEEWDNLGLITVDSSLIYSIIDVLLGGGRGTSAIRVEGRPYTTIELNLVRQMIEIVLEDAEAAFAPLSPVNFSLERLETNPRFAAISRPANAAILVELRIDMEDRGGKIEIMLPYATIEPIRDLLLQMFMGEKFGRDPIWEGHLATEVFSSDVELDALLFDREMSLNDVMKLDVGQTLLLDTGPEDPVRVRCGDVLLTEGLMGQHEGNISVQVTSKLTKPKMTLAAFEKAVEGGSGKGE, encoded by the coding sequence CTGGTTGGGTGTGAGATGGCTGACGAAGAAGAAGGCGTAGATCTGATGGCGGACTGGGGCGCTGCTCTTGAAGAGCAAGGTGCCGGTAACGCTGATGAGATGGCTGCGCAATGGGCGGCCATGATTGATGAGCCTGCCGAGGGTGAAGGTGAAGCCTCTCGCGGTGCTGATCGAGTTCTCAATCAGGAAGAAATTGATAATCTTCTAGGCTTCAGTCTGGATGATGGCTTTGCGTCTGATCGCTCTGGTGTTCGGGCGTTGATCGATTCCGCCATCGTATCCTATGAACGTCTGCCAATGTTGGAGATTGTGTTTGATCGCCTGGTGCGGATGACCACGACTTCCCTGCGCAATTTCACATCAGACAATGTTGAAGTCTCATTGGACTCCATTACGTCTGTTCGTTTCGGGGATTATCTCAATTCCATCCCTCTTCCAGCCATATTGACTGTCTTCAAAGCTGAGGAATGGGACAATCTAGGTCTGATTACCGTTGATTCCAGCCTGATCTATTCTATCATTGATGTTCTGTTGGGCGGAGGGCGTGGTACATCAGCCATTCGTGTCGAAGGGCGGCCTTATACCACTATCGAGCTGAACCTGGTTCGGCAGATGATTGAAATCGTACTGGAAGATGCCGAGGCTGCATTTGCGCCGCTTTCTCCGGTGAATTTTTCTCTGGAACGACTTGAAACAAATCCACGATTTGCAGCGATCTCCCGTCCGGCCAACGCGGCCATACTTGTGGAACTGCGCATTGATATGGAAGACCGTGGTGGCAAGATCGAGATCATGCTGCCCTATGCCACCATCGAACCCATTCGTGATCTGCTTTTGCAAATGTTCATGGGTGAGAAATTTGGGCGGGATCCTATCTGGGAAGGCCATTTGGCAACTGAGGTCTTCTCCTCTGATGTTGAACTGGATGCTCTTTTGTTTGATCGGGAAATGTCGCTCAATGACGTGATGAAGCTGGATGTGGGCCAGACTTTGTTGCTTGATACCGGGCCAGAAGATCCGGTGAGAGTTCGCTGTGGGGATGTGTTGCTGACCGAGGGCCTTATGGGACAACATGAGGGCAATATTTCGGTTCAGGTCACAAGCAAGCTGACAAAACCAAAAATGACGCTAGCTGCTTTTGAAAAGGCTGTAGAAGGCGGATCCGGGAAGGGTGAGTAA
- a CDS encoding flagellar basal body-associated FliL family protein, whose product MAEDGENVEGEEAEGEEEQQGGGKKKLIIIIAAVLVLLIGGGAGAYFMFFNEPATEVVEPENDPDAEPEAKAYFLDLPEMTVNLSSKNKRAQYLRIKATLELVSEEQAAKIEPFLPRVLDAFQVYLRELRTSDLEGSAGLFRLKRELQKRINDAVYPVKVNDILFKEILIQ is encoded by the coding sequence ATGGCTGAAGACGGCGAAAATGTAGAAGGCGAAGAGGCCGAAGGTGAAGAGGAACAGCAAGGTGGTGGCAAGAAAAAGCTGATCATCATTATTGCTGCTGTTTTGGTCTTGCTGATTGGCGGCGGAGCTGGTGCATATTTTATGTTTTTCAACGAGCCCGCTACGGAGGTGGTGGAGCCTGAGAATGACCCGGATGCAGAGCCCGAAGCAAAAGCTTATTTTCTTGATTTGCCGGAGATGACGGTCAATCTGAGTTCCAAGAACAAAAGGGCTCAGTATTTACGTATCAAGGCGACCTTGGAATTGGTGAGTGAAGAGCAGGCTGCAAAGATTGAGCCGTTCTTGCCGCGCGTTCTGGATGCATTTCAGGTTTACCTGCGCGAATTGCGCACTTCGGATCTGGAAGGATCTGCCGGTTTGTTTCGCTTGAAGCGGGAACTGCAGAAACGGATCAATGATGCGGTATATCCGGTCAAAGTGAATGATATCTTGTTCAAAGAAATTCTGATCCAGTAA
- the flgF gene encoding flagellar basal-body rod protein FlgF: MENSQLIGLSRQMVLRRKMDVIANNLANINTAGYKSDNLLFEEYVMPTARMNEFRSLDKKLSYVIDDTITHRFTPGNIRETGNPVNMALNDDDSWFVIQSPNGERYTRNGEFDINAEGQLVTTDGYPVLGQDGPITFTNEDSNINISRDGIINTERGDIAQIRVVTFEDQKGMIKEGFSLFKHNNPQPVETPNIMSGMVESSNVKGVVEISRMIEVTRAYASLAKAQKSTNDLRQSAIEKLGKLSA; this comes from the coding sequence ATGGAGAATTCGCAACTTATAGGTCTGTCCAGACAGATGGTCTTGCGCCGCAAGATGGATGTGATCGCCAACAATCTGGCAAACATCAATACAGCTGGCTACAAGTCCGACAATCTCTTGTTCGAAGAATATGTCATGCCCACTGCACGCATGAATGAATTCCGCTCACTGGACAAGAAACTATCATACGTGATCGATGATACGATCACCCATAGATTCACGCCAGGCAATATTCGTGAAACCGGCAATCCGGTGAATATGGCCCTCAACGATGACGATTCCTGGTTTGTCATCCAGTCTCCGAATGGAGAGCGATACACACGCAATGGTGAATTCGACATCAATGCTGAAGGGCAACTGGTAACCACTGATGGGTATCCGGTTCTCGGGCAGGATGGCCCCATCACCTTTACCAATGAAGACAGCAATATCAATATTTCCCGCGATGGCATCATCAATACTGAACGCGGAGACATTGCCCAGATAAGAGTTGTAACCTTCGAAGATCAAAAAGGCATGATCAAAGAAGGGTTTTCTCTCTTCAAGCACAACAACCCGCAACCCGTTGAAACACCCAATATCATGTCGGGCATGGTGGAAAGCTCCAATGTCAAAGGCGTCGTCGAAATTTCTCGGATGATCGAAGTCACACGGGCCTATGCTTCCCTCGCAAAAGCACAGAAAAGTACAAATGATCTGCGCCAAAGCGCAATTGAAAAACTCGGCAAACTCAGCGCCTAA
- the flgG gene encoding flagellar basal-body rod protein FlgG, producing the protein MRALYIASTGMLAQERNVEVISNNVANMRTTGFKRQRAEFQDLLYQDLRRSGSTTSTAGTAAPVGIQIGSGVRLAATARVMSQGSVENTGKELDIAIRGEGFFQIQTPDGRTAYTRDGSFEINAQGQLVTVEGYQVVPGITFPQNAKNISINQEGEIQVQVGNATGQTILGQLTLARFVNKAGLEANGDNLFLETAASGPAQVSTPGSPGYGTMLQNHLEMANVNSVAEISDLIAAQRAYEMNSRIIKAADEMLSATSNLR; encoded by the coding sequence ATGAGAGCTCTTTACATCGCTTCAACCGGCATGTTGGCGCAGGAACGCAATGTCGAAGTGATTTCCAACAATGTCGCAAACATGCGCACAACTGGCTTCAAACGCCAGCGTGCAGAATTTCAGGATCTGCTATATCAGGATTTACGTCGATCCGGCTCCACAACCTCTACTGCAGGCACCGCTGCTCCCGTCGGCATCCAGATCGGCTCCGGCGTTCGTCTGGCTGCAACAGCACGCGTCATGAGCCAGGGCTCAGTAGAAAATACCGGCAAGGAGCTTGATATCGCCATACGTGGAGAAGGTTTCTTCCAGATCCAGACCCCCGACGGTCGCACCGCCTATACTCGCGACGGCTCTTTTGAAATCAATGCTCAGGGCCAATTGGTAACCGTAGAAGGCTATCAGGTCGTTCCCGGGATTACATTCCCACAAAATGCCAAGAACATCTCCATCAATCAGGAGGGAGAAATTCAGGTTCAGGTAGGCAATGCTACCGGACAAACCATACTGGGACAGTTAACTCTCGCCCGTTTTGTCAACAAGGCAGGCCTGGAAGCAAATGGCGATAATCTGTTTCTGGAAACGGCTGCCAGTGGCCCTGCTCAGGTATCCACCCCCGGCAGCCCTGGCTACGGAACCATGCTGCAGAACCACTTGGAAATGGCCAACGTAAACTCCGTTGCCGAAATCTCGGACCTGATCGCAGCTCAACGCGCCTACGAGATGAACAGCCGCATCATCAAAGCAGCGGACGAAATGCTCTCCGCAACATCCAATCTGAGATAG
- the flgA gene encoding flagellar basal body P-ring formation chaperone FlgA, whose product MKLIKFLSISVLAIGLSTSSGWTAAKLRANIEVTGSLVTLNDLFEDAGKSGNRAVFRAPSIGQTGTIRAERVILAARQAGLGAIDQNNVSVVRVHHTSQRVTEQQVTKDLLARLRNQGYVSSSGDVEVILNQSIPDQHAAIDALPAYEIRNLRFDRTSGRFSGRILVGGRQDLRPIRFTGQATETIMVPMTTRALARGEIIAAEDISLTPMPKRRARNADMAQLDQLIGKAARQNIRQGSIATRAMFKIPEIVNRSDIVTILFKAGKLTLTMHGTALSPGAKGDVISVQNDQTNRIIRARIKEPGLVQVDSPQTTLASLKEPQS is encoded by the coding sequence ATGAAACTGATCAAATTCCTCTCAATCTCGGTTTTGGCAATTGGCTTGTCCACCTCTTCGGGCTGGACCGCAGCCAAGCTTCGGGCCAATATCGAAGTAACTGGTAGCCTCGTAACACTCAACGACTTGTTTGAGGACGCTGGAAAATCAGGCAATCGCGCGGTCTTTCGCGCCCCTTCCATTGGCCAAACAGGTACCATCCGTGCGGAACGGGTAATTCTTGCCGCCCGCCAAGCCGGTCTTGGCGCGATCGACCAGAACAACGTCTCCGTTGTCCGCGTCCACCACACCTCGCAGCGCGTGACAGAACAGCAAGTCACCAAGGACCTCCTGGCACGTCTGCGCAACCAGGGATATGTCTCCTCATCCGGAGATGTTGAAGTCATTTTGAATCAATCCATTCCGGATCAACATGCAGCCATAGATGCCCTGCCTGCATATGAGATTCGCAACTTACGCTTTGATCGTACCAGTGGCCGTTTCTCAGGTCGGATATTGGTTGGCGGGAGACAGGATTTACGACCAATCCGCTTCACAGGGCAGGCTACCGAGACAATTATGGTTCCCATGACGACCCGCGCCCTTGCTCGAGGCGAGATCATTGCAGCCGAAGATATTTCCCTGACCCCAATGCCAAAACGTCGGGCACGCAATGCAGATATGGCACAACTGGATCAACTGATCGGCAAAGCAGCTCGACAGAATATACGCCAGGGATCCATAGCCACCCGAGCCATGTTCAAAATTCCCGAAATAGTCAATCGCTCAGATATCGTTACCATCCTGTTCAAGGCGGGCAAACTGACTCTGACCATGCACGGCACAGCGCTCAGCCCAGGCGCAAAAGGTGACGTGATTTCAGTACAAAACGATCAAACCAACCGCATCATCCGAGCTCGCATCAAGGAACCAGGTTTGGTTCAGGTCGACAGCCCACAAACTACATTGGCCTCGTTGAAGGAGCCACAATCATGA
- the flgH gene encoding flagellar basal body L-ring protein FlgH, with amino-acid sequence MNSITRTLLLCMTAATLSACGAGDRLKNIGKAPSLSAIENPTAQKGYRPVQMPMPAQTTKASYSPNSLWQNGSRAFFKDQRANQIGDLLTVEVKITDKAKIGNTTKRSRNNKDNLGLGGSLGAHAWSNFIPREITGNGDPTNIAAATSASASEGSGEVDRSEDITTTVAAVVLQVLPNGNLVIEGRQEIRVNFEVRELLVAGIVRPADISANNTITSDKIAEARIAYGGRGQITDVQQPRYGQQVLDVLLPF; translated from the coding sequence ATGAATTCGATTACTCGCACACTCCTTCTCTGCATGACCGCCGCAACCTTAAGCGCCTGCGGCGCTGGTGATCGTTTGAAGAATATAGGCAAGGCTCCATCCCTTTCTGCAATCGAAAATCCAACGGCGCAGAAAGGCTATCGCCCTGTTCAAATGCCAATGCCGGCCCAGACAACCAAGGCAAGCTATAGCCCCAACTCCTTGTGGCAAAACGGATCCCGTGCCTTTTTCAAAGATCAACGTGCCAATCAGATCGGTGATCTGCTTACTGTCGAGGTAAAAATCACTGACAAGGCGAAAATTGGCAACACCACAAAACGCAGCAGAAACAACAAGGATAACCTTGGCTTGGGTGGAAGCTTGGGGGCACATGCCTGGAGCAATTTCATCCCTCGTGAAATCACTGGTAACGGCGATCCGACCAATATTGCCGCAGCTACCTCCGCCTCTGCCTCCGAAGGTAGCGGTGAGGTGGATCGCTCCGAAGACATCACGACAACCGTAGCAGCAGTCGTTCTGCAAGTTTTGCCAAATGGCAATTTGGTCATCGAAGGGCGTCAGGAAATCCGTGTCAATTTCGAAGTGCGTGAACTTCTTGTTGCAGGCATCGTAAGACCCGCGGATATCTCCGCCAATAACACGATCACATCGGACAAGATCGCAGAAGCACGTATTGCCTATGGTGGCCGCGGCCAGATCACCGATGTGCAACAACCGCGCTATGGCCAGCAGGTCCTTGACGTCTTGCTACCATTCTAA
- the dksA gene encoding RNA polymerase-binding protein DksA yields the protein MSVEIDDNYRPSEGEPFMNERQVEYFKRKLHRWRDDILRESRETLQHLQNENTNHPDLVDRASSETDRAIELRARDRQRKLISKIDAALKRIEDGSYGYCEDTGEPISLKRLDARPTATLSIEAQERHERREKVYRDD from the coding sequence ATGTCTGTCGAGATCGATGATAACTATCGTCCCTCGGAAGGTGAGCCCTTCATGAACGAACGGCAGGTAGAGTATTTTAAGCGCAAGCTTCATCGCTGGCGTGACGATATTTTGCGGGAAAGCCGTGAGACATTGCAACACCTTCAGAACGAAAATACCAACCATCCGGATTTGGTGGATCGCGCATCCTCTGAAACGGATCGGGCGATTGAGTTGCGTGCGCGAGATCGCCAACGCAAGCTTATTTCCAAGATTGATGCTGCTTTGAAACGGATTGAGGATGGCTCTTACGGATATTGTGAAGATACCGGTGAGCCAATTTCTCTCAAACGTTTGGACGCTCGTCCAACTGCGACCTTGTCTATCGAGGCGCAGGAGCGGCATGAGCGGCGGGAAAAAGTGTATCGAGACGACTGA